GACCTGATGGCAAAGGCCGGAGTCTCTTATCATGTGGGACGGGAAGGTAATGCTGTATACAAGGAAACCTACAATGGCGTGCAGCTCATGAACAAGCACCAATTCCCCGACGGCATCGATCCTTATAAAATACCCGGCGATGCATCCAGCGGGCTGCTTTGGGGCATCAGCAACACGGCCCTTGCTACTACCGGTTCCGCCGACCGGAAGGTACAGGCCTATAATTACCGGATCTGTTTAACCAACGATCCCGCCAACCGCATACCGGTTACACGTCCCCCCGGGTATGACGCTACAAAATTTGAATTACTGCTCCGGTACATCCGGCAGGCCAATATCCAGAGTATAAAATCCGTGCTAAAGCTGGATCAGATGCCTAATCATAAAACCGATATCAACAATAACGGACCTTTTTCCACGGATATGATCGGCTGGAGCAACGATTATCCCGAAGCCAGTTACAATAAACGGAAGCAATTGCTGAACGCACTGGAATTATATAACAAATCGCTTCTGTATTTCCTGGGGCACGACAGCCGGCTGCCCGCGACGATCCGTGAGCAGATGCTGGAATGGGGTTACCCAAAAGATGAATACACCAACAATCATCACTGGACGCCACAGGCCTATATCAGGGAATCGCGCAGGATGATCGGTGCCTATGTAATGACGCAACACAATTGCCAGGGCCGGGAAACCGTAACCGATGGCGTAGGTGTGGCGGCCTATACCATGGACTCGCACAATTGCCAGCGGATCGTTATTGAAAAGGATGGCGTAAAAATGGTTAAAAATGAGGGGGATGTTCAGATCGGCGGATTTGCCCCCTACCCGATCTCTTATCGCGCAATCACACCCCGGGAACAGGAATGCAATAACCTGCTGGTACCGGTATGCCTCTCGGCAAGCCATATAGCTTATGGTTCCATCCGGATGGAACCGGTTTTTATGGTATTGGCCCAATCCGCCGCCGTTGCCGCTTGCCTGGCCATCGACAACAGCCGGACCGTGCAACAGATCGATGTTGCCGCTGTACAACAAAAACTTCAGGCAGACCCGCTTCTGGATGGTACGCCGCCGGATCTTATCATAGACGATGCAGATACAGATCAGGTACAGTTCTCAGGCGACTGGAAGCGGCAGACCCAGGGAAGTTACGGACCTTCGATGATGCTTGCCAATACACCGGACGCAACAGCCCGGTTCCTGTTACCCGCTACAACCGAAGGGCGCTACGATGTTTATCTATACCTGCCCCGGATTAAGGATGCCGCCAGGGAAATAAAAATCACGGTTTTCGATGGTGTCGAAACAACCGGTCACCTGGTGTCTGCCGAGGCGGTAAAAGTGCTGGGGCAAACATCCGGCGAATGGCATCATATCGGAAATTTCAATCTGAAAAAGGGGCGGCAACCTTATCTGCAGATCACTGCCGCCGGGAACGGCGGAACCATTGCGGCAGACGCATTGTTGTTGCAACAAAAACGGTAGTATCCTCCTGCAAAACCATCTTTAAGAATCGCAACAAACAGTCAGGCCGGGTTTCCTCCACGGATATTCGCCGGCCTGCCGTCCTGCCTTTTGCGGAACTTCATCAGCGCCTTTACCTGTTCATGCAGGTTTATGATATTCCCGATGATAAAATACTCTTTCAGGTTATTCCGGATACTGGTACGCATGATCCTTTTGACAATATCCTTCTGTACTTCGCCTACTTCCCTTACCCGCATCAATAATTCCAGCGACAACAGCGCCAGAAGCGCACCGATCAGAAAGAGGAAATTCCACTCATGCAGCGCCACAAGCCGGATGGCCTTATCCATATGCGGGCTGCTCCACTGCACCAGTATGGAAAGTTTAATATTGGTAAAATAGTCGGCCAGTACACCGCCCAGCAACGGTCCCAGCGAAGAGAAAATGGCCGTAACAATATTCTTCACCGATAAGTAAACAATCGCGTCCGCCTTTGGCGCCAGCTTAAGACCGATATTGGTAAGCGACAGGTTAATACCGGCGGTAGCAATGCCGCTGAAGATATGAATCAGCACCAACAGCGCCATGTTCAGGTACGCTTGCTTGTAGATGCCCACAAAGCACCAGCCGATAATGCACATAATATAAATAGGTGCACTCAATGCAATAATACTTTTATTGCTGTACCGGTCGGAGAAGATTCCCCAGATACGGATTGTAAAGATGCTGAAAAGCTGGCTGATCACGGTTAATACAATGATATAGGAAATCGGTAATTTCAGACTCTTCATCATAAACACCATAAAGAAAGGGATGGCGATATTGATAGCAAATACCCAAGCGGAATTGAACAGCAGCAAGGTCCTGAAATTAGCATTACGCAGCGGAAGTTTCAGCAATGCAAAGGTATTCATCCCCGACAGTTGCGAACGTGGCTCGGGAGCCTTGGAAAGCAGAAATCCGCCAATTACACCAATAATACCCGCAATAATAAAAAATTGCGCATATACTTCCAGCTCCTGTTGCGGATGATGTTCCTTTACATAATCCAGTAATAAAGCCAGCAGGATACTGAGTACTACATTCAATGTTTGTGTATACCGCGTTCTGCGGGAGAAATAAGCACCGAGCAGGTGCTCCGGCACCAGGTCCTTCATCCAGGAGTTCCAGCTGGGCCCTGCAATTGAACCAAAAAAATAATAAAACAACAGAAAAAACAATAACAGGTTGATGGAAGTATACGGCAATATCCATACCAGCACGCCAATGATGATCAAAGGAACTCTTGCCAGATACGCCCCGTATACGGCAATCATTTTCCGGTTATTGTACCGGCGAACCAGCCAAATGGAAATCAGCTGCGATACGTTGGTAATCATGGGCAGGGCTGCCAACAGACCGATCTGCACATTACTGGCACCCAACAGCAGGGCCATCGCCACAAGAAAGGCACCGCCGGTAAACGAGGTCATTACCTCGGCAGCCAATCCGTCCCAGATAACCATTTTCAACCCCTGTTGAACTTCCTTCTCTGATAATATTTCCTTGGGCTGCAAAGACACTGCTGTACATTATCATCGAAAATAAAAAATCTGCCCTGCAAGGGCGCCTTTCAACACTTCGCTGCCTGCCGTACCGGCATCCGCCTGCGATCCGTATTAGCCGGAAAAATCAAAAAACATACCATGTAAAACCGTCTTTTGAATCAGGGGTCTATATCTTAGCAAAGAAAAGATGCTGTAGAAATTAATCCCGATGCGTGCAAGGATTCCACGCCCGGGGAGATATCGTCCGGCAGATACCTGTCTTCGGATCCTGTAACGAACCCCCTCAGCAGTATCCAAAAAAATCTGCAAAAGCCGGCGGGGAAACAACCGCAGACAATGCAGATCTTATACGGGTTTACTTTTTGTATCGGGGCGATCAGGCGTCCGGAATTTCCGGCTCTACCAGTTTTGCCAGTTTCTCCAGGGATTCCTGCCAGCCCAGGTAGCACATTTCCACGGGGATGGCCGCCGGTATACCCTCCTGTTCTACCTTTAACTCGGTGCCTGCAACGGTTTTCTTCAACCAGACCGTAGTGGTCATCGTACCCGGCAGGTTCGGATCATCGAACTGGTCCGTATACTTCAGGAACGTATTGGGTTGCAGTTCCACATATTCGCCGCCAAATGAATGACTGTTGCCCGTTGAAAAATTCTGGAATGACATTTTATAGGTTCCGCCTACTTTGGCATCCAGCTCGTGCACCGTACAAAGAAAACCATAGGGTGGCAGCCAGGAGGCGATCGCAAGGGCGTCGGTAAAAGCGCGATATACCTTTTCCGGAGTTGTCTTCAGCATCCGGTGCAATGAAACTTTGTTGTCTGACATAAAATTATTTTTATGGGGTCCTACTCTTCTGGCTTTTCGGTTCCGCCCGTTTTTAGGTGGGTGCTGCTCCACTGGTCCGGCCGATCATTTACATCAACCTTTCCAGAACAAAGTTGGCTGTAAAATCTGGTTTTCAAAGAGGCCGTATGCGACAAACTACCGGGCTTTTTACGAAGCCCCAATCAATATCAAACGGTTTCCAATAGCTCCGTTATTTAAAATGGAGTAAGGCCAGCGTTTCTTCACCGCGAAGTTCCCTTGCGGTATAATACAGACTTAACTCCTGCTGCAGATGCGCCCGTTCTAATTGCAGCAGTTCTTTTACAGGAACCAACATGCCCTGATCGGAGCCTGTGGCATTGGGAAAAGTCCATTTTTTCAACAGGCGCCCTTTTTCATCCTTTACCGCAATGCTTCTGTTGGTACCAATATTGGGTGCATGGCAATGCCTGTAATAGATCCGCAGCTCATCATTCGCACCCGCTTTATTTAACTGCAATTTTCTGAGATTCACAGGCTGGTTCACCGACTGCTGTAAGAGCAACTTGTTGTTAAGATAGATCTCATAACTGTCAAGCCCCAGCTTCGTAGTAAAACTAAACACTGTAAAACAGCACACCATCAGTGTAAATAATTTAATAAACGGCCGGTTAAATGTAGTAGATTGCATTGTAGAATGTTTTAAGTTAAAAATGTTGTTTGAATGTACACGGTACAATATTAGAATACAGGCGGGCAGATTTAAAAAATAGTAGATCAGCGTTCAGAAAAATCGATCAATGAGGACGCAACACACCGTTGTTTTCTTTTTCAGAATGTTCCTCTACGATCGGCGCCGTTGGTCGACATAATTTTGCAGAAACGGCTGCTTTGATTTTTTTTACTCCAAACAACCGGCCCATGAATTTATGGAGCAAAAGCATAGCGCTGCCGTTTTCTAAACGGCGTGTGTCGACCAGGTACCTGCTGGCGCATAGCGCCTATTGGGTATTAGCAACCGCCTTCTTTCTTTACGAAAAGCGATATCTTATTCACAAGGCCAGTCTGCCCTATTTTTTCGCCTGCGTTTCTGTACGGGTCCTGCTGCTGATCCTGATCGCCTATTTCAACCTGCACTATTTTTTACCGCGCTACCTGTTGAAGAAGCGCTATGGCGCATATAGTGTCGCCCTGCTGTTGTCGGTAGCCGGTTATCTCACCCTGCAAAGCCTGTTTGATTATTATCTCTATGGATATGTGGTCGGCCCGATGCGTAACAGTGACCTGATAGAAGCCTTGTCCTATAACTTTTTCAGTACGCTTTGGTATCTGGCGCTGATGCTGGCATTGAAACTTAGCATGGACTGGTACGATCAGCAGCTCCTGATCCAAAAGATCACCGTAGAGAAGCTGCATGCAGAAGTAGCATTTCTGCGATCCCAGGTAAACCCGCATTTTCTTTTCAACGCGCTGAACAATTTATATGCGCTTACATTAAAGAAATCGGATGAAGCGCCGGGCGTGGTGCTCAAGCTATCGGAATTGATGGAATACATGCTGTATGAAAGCAATGAAGCTTACATCCCTTTAGAAATGGAACTGGGATACCTGCATAATTACATGGAACTGGAGCGGCTGCGCACCAATCATCAGGCCGACATCCGCGTCCATGTTGAAGGCGTTGCCGAGCGCTGTTTTATCCCCCCCTTCCTGATCCTGCCCCTGCTGGAAAACGCCATTAAACATGGCCTTGGCCGGGCAAACGGCAATGCCTTTCTGCACCTGGATATCCAGATCGACGGCGCATTGACCGTTATCCTGACCAATAGCACGGCGCACTCTACCAGTGCTGAACGGAAAGGGGGCATCGGCTTACAGAATTTAAAAAAGAGATTGGAATTGTTATACCCCGGTCGCTATACCCTGCAGACAAAAGAACCGCCCGGCGTCTATATTGCCTTTTTAAAAATCCTGTTATGATCCTCAATTGTGTTATTGTAGATGACGAACCGCTGGCCCGGGAAATATTAGCCGGCTTCATCGGACCTTTACCCGGTGTAATGCTGGCAGGTGCTTTTGGAAATGCGTTCGAAGCCCTGCATTTTTTGAAAACGCATCCGGTTGATGCCTTATTCCTGGATATTGAAATGCCCGAGATCAGCGGCATCGCCTTGTTGCGCAGTTTACCGCAGCCACCGATCACCGTGTTTACCACCGCTTTCCGCGACTATGCTTTTGAAGGTTTTGAACTGGGCGTGATCGATTTTTTACTAAAGCCGATCGCACAGGAGCGGTTCCTTCGTTCACTGGAAAAGATTACCGATTTCCTTGCATTACAAAAAAAAGAAGCCGGTCTCGAGCGGAATCCCGGGCATGATGAATCCATTTTTGTAAAAAGCGGGGTGGAAAAAATAAAACTGGTGCTGACCGATATCCTTTTTATCCAGGGGCTAAAAGACTATGCCATCATTCACTCCATTTCAGGAAAAACGGTTGTAAAAGGCTCTGTAAAATCTATGCAGGAGCTTTTTCCAGAACCGTTTTTTATACGCGTGCACAAATCTTTTATTGTAGCATGTCACCGGATCCGGCGCATTTCCAGGAACCGGATCCTGATCGGTGGGCACTCCATTCCCATTGGAAAGGTTTACCGGGAGCAATTGTTAAAGCAGCTGCCCGGCTTTTCATAAGCACTTCCCCTTAGCGTTGTCACAGAAGCAGTATAGCTACCGGACCGGCGTATGTTTTATGTTACGAAACATACTGAACCGGTGTTACATTGCGTTCAAAGTATCTTTGTTATGCTTTATTTTTTAACGCCGTTCCGATCTTCTCACCGGTCCTTACGAGGTTCGATTTTGTTTGGCGGATCGCCTCTTCGAGCGCTAGGGGTTGCTCGTTAATTGAAAGCAGCCAGGAGAAATATGCCTGCAACCCCGGGCTTACCCGGTCCGGCAGTTTTCCCGCGATCCCGATCACGGGAATCCCTTTTTGTTTGGCCATTGCTGCCACACCAAAAGGCGCCTTCCCTTCCAGTGTCTGAAGGTCAATTGCACCTTCGCCGGTAATCACCCAATCGGTATTTTCCAGCTCCTGTTCAAAACCGATCTTCTGTAAAAAATAGCGGATGCCATCTACTATCTTAACCTTGCAAAAAGCGGCCAGACCGGCCGCCATACCACCGGCCGCCCCACTGGATTCCAGCCGATCCATATCCGTTCCCGTAGTTTGCAGAACAATCCGCCGCCATTGTTGCAGCGCCGTTTCCAGCAACAAAACCTCGCGGACGCCGGCGCCTTTCTGCGGACCAAAAACCGCTGCCGCCCCCTTTTCGCCCAGTAAATGATTCTTTACATCACAGAGGATGGTGATCGTTATCCCATGCAGCCGTTGATCCAAGCGGGAGCGATCTATATTATGCAGCCTGATCAAATCTACAGGAAGTGGAGACAGCAGTGTTCCGTCCCTGTCATACAACTGCAATCCCAGCGCGCTCAATGCCCCCGCACCTCCGTCTACCGTTGCGCTACCGCCGATACAGAGCAGTAGTTCCGTTGCGCCCTGGTCCAGGGCCGCCTTAATCAGTTGCCCGCAGCCCAGCGTGGAAGCATGCAGCGGGTCGTATTCCTCCGGGCGCAGTAAACGCAGCCCGGAAGCATCGGCCATTTCAAGAATGGCCGTTTTGGTCTTACTTACCCATCCGAAGGAAGCCCTCACACTTCTCCCCAACGGATCCGCAACATCTGCAAACAGCAGCTCCGCGTCCAGGTATTGTGTCAGCAGGCTTCCGGTACCATCACCGCCATCGCCAACCGGACAACAAACCAATGTACCGGTATAGCCGCTACGCCGGATTCCCTCTTCCAAAGCAGCGGCAACCGCCGCAGCCGGAAGGCTGTTCTTAAACGCATTAGGCGCTATAACAATTTTCATTTACAACATGATTAAGGATAGTATATATACGGCCACCATACCAGTAAGCGCCATCCAGATGGTAGCCATACTGTACACCTGCAGCACCGGTTTCAGCTCCTGTCCCGAAAAATTGGTAATCACCCAAAAGTAGGCATCATTGACGTGCGATATGGCCATCGAACCCGCTCCCATGGCCAGTACCGCAAGTACCCGTCCATTTTCCGTGTTCAGGCCCAGGCCCGGTAAAAAGGGCAGTACAATAGAAGCCGCCGTTAATACTGCAACTGTAGAAGATCCCTGTGCCGTTTTGAGGATCAGTGCTACCAGAAACGGGAAAAATACACCAAGGGCTTTTACGCCCTGCATTGCAGCCAGGTGATCCTGGAGTTTCAGGGCATTGATGACCATACCGAATGCACCGCCGGCTCCAATGATCACCAGAATACCGCCGGCCTTTTCCAATCCATGATGCATTAACCGGCCCGGGGCTCCTTTTTCCCATTTATGCGGAATGCACAATGCCAATACAAGGCCAACAGCAAGAGCAACGGCCGGCTCACCGGTTATGAGCGCCGATTGAAGCACCCGGCTTTCCGGTACCGGGATCAATGCCCTACAGGCAATGAGCAACACGGGCACGACCACCGGAATAAATGCCGACAGGGTAGCGGGCAATGGCCTGCCTGTATCGGGTAACGGCGCACCGGGATCACCCGCTCCCAACGCCTCCGGATACTTCCGGCCTTTCCACACAGCCCAGTAATAACCGGTCAGCATTGCGGGAACAGCCGTCAATAATCCCAGCAGGATTACCCGACCGATTTCAGCATGAACCGTTCCTACTGCGGCTGTAATGCCCGGATGCGGCGGGATCAAACAATGCACGGCATAGAGTCCTGTGGCCATCGCCGTACTCATGATCGCAGTAGCCATCCCGGTGCGACGGATCATGGATTGATTCAGCCCGTTAAGCACCACATACCCCGAGTCGCAGAAGATGGGAAGACCTACAACAAAACCGGTAAGGCTCAGTGCAAAGGCAGACCGTCGGACGCCCACCCACCGGATAATCGCATTTGCCATAGCCGTAGTGGCCCCATTTGCCTGTAATACCATGCCCAGCGCGGTACCAAGAACAATGATAAAACCCAGGGAGCTCATGATCTTTCCAAACCCCTCTTTCATTACAGAAAGAATGGACAGAACATCCAGCCCACCCAGGCCTCCGGTTACAAAACAAGCCAGGCACAGGGAAAAGAACGGGTGCACTTTGTACCGCGTCGTTAAGAGAATGATCAGGCCGATGCCGATCAGCAGCGCCAATACGATAAAAAAAACGGGTGAAGCAAGCATCCGGCAATTTATT
The sequence above is a segment of the Niabella agricola genome. Coding sequences within it:
- a CDS encoding LytR/AlgR family response regulator transcription factor → MILNCVIVDDEPLAREILAGFIGPLPGVMLAGAFGNAFEALHFLKTHPVDALFLDIEMPEISGIALLRSLPQPPITVFTTAFRDYAFEGFELGVIDFLLKPIAQERFLRSLEKITDFLALQKKEAGLERNPGHDESIFVKSGVEKIKLVLTDILFIQGLKDYAIIHSISGKTVVKGSVKSMQELFPEPFFIRVHKSFIVACHRIRRISRNRILIGGHSIPIGKVYREQLLKQLPGFS
- a CDS encoding SRPBCC family protein — protein: MSDNKVSLHRMLKTTPEKVYRAFTDALAIASWLPPYGFLCTVHELDAKVGGTYKMSFQNFSTGNSHSFGGEYVELQPNTFLKYTDQFDDPNLPGTMTTTVWLKKTVAGTELKVEQEGIPAAIPVEMCYLGWQESLEKLAKLVEPEIPDA
- a CDS encoding MFS transporter, coding for MVIWDGLAAEVMTSFTGGAFLVAMALLLGASNVQIGLLAALPMITNVSQLISIWLVRRYNNRKMIAVYGAYLARVPLIIIGVLVWILPYTSINLLLFFLLFYYFFGSIAGPSWNSWMKDLVPEHLLGAYFSRRTRYTQTLNVVLSILLALLLDYVKEHHPQQELEVYAQFFIIAGIIGVIGGFLLSKAPEPRSQLSGMNTFALLKLPLRNANFRTLLLFNSAWVFAINIAIPFFMVFMMKSLKLPISYIIVLTVISQLFSIFTIRIWGIFSDRYSNKSIIALSAPIYIMCIIGWCFVGIYKQAYLNMALLVLIHIFSGIATAGINLSLTNIGLKLAPKADAIVYLSVKNIVTAIFSSLGPLLGGVLADYFTNIKLSILVQWSSPHMDKAIRLVALHEWNFLFLIGALLALLSLELLMRVREVGEVQKDIVKRIMRTSIRNNLKEYFIIGNIINLHEQVKALMKFRKRQDGRPANIRGGNPA
- a CDS encoding GntP family permease; its protein translation is MLASPVFFIVLALLIGIGLIILLTTRYKVHPFFSLCLACFVTGGLGGLDVLSILSVMKEGFGKIMSSLGFIIVLGTALGMVLQANGATTAMANAIIRWVGVRRSAFALSLTGFVVGLPIFCDSGYVVLNGLNQSMIRRTGMATAIMSTAMATGLYAVHCLIPPHPGITAAVGTVHAEIGRVILLGLLTAVPAMLTGYYWAVWKGRKYPEALGAGDPGAPLPDTGRPLPATLSAFIPVVVPVLLIACRALIPVPESRVLQSALITGEPAVALAVGLVLALCIPHKWEKGAPGRLMHHGLEKAGGILVIIGAGGAFGMVINALKLQDHLAAMQGVKALGVFFPFLVALILKTAQGSSTVAVLTAASIVLPFLPGLGLNTENGRVLAVLAMGAGSMAISHVNDAYFWVITNFSGQELKPVLQVYSMATIWMALTGMVAVYILSLIML
- a CDS encoding FAD-dependent oxidoreductase, whose product is MRILFVSIFTILSAAIAAQNNTIPPRVNICVYGGTSAGVMAAYSAAKLGKTVVLIEPGNRLGGLTSGGLGFTDIGNKYAISGLALDFYRKTGAHYGRFEQWIFEPSVAEQLFKNYIKAAKVPVVYNFQLKDVKKKRNKIAGIFIEPTERAGGRPAYLEADIFIDCSYEGDLMAKAGVSYHVGREGNAVYKETYNGVQLMNKHQFPDGIDPYKIPGDASSGLLWGISNTALATTGSADRKVQAYNYRICLTNDPANRIPVTRPPGYDATKFELLLRYIRQANIQSIKSVLKLDQMPNHKTDINNNGPFSTDMIGWSNDYPEASYNKRKQLLNALELYNKSLLYFLGHDSRLPATIREQMLEWGYPKDEYTNNHHWTPQAYIRESRRMIGAYVMTQHNCQGRETVTDGVGVAAYTMDSHNCQRIVIEKDGVKMVKNEGDVQIGGFAPYPISYRAITPREQECNNLLVPVCLSASHIAYGSIRMEPVFMVLAQSAAVAACLAIDNSRTVQQIDVAAVQQKLQADPLLDGTPPDLIIDDADTDQVQFSGDWKRQTQGSYGPSMMLANTPDATARFLLPATTEGRYDVYLYLPRIKDAAREIKITVFDGVETTGHLVSAEAVKVLGQTSGEWHHIGNFNLKKGRQPYLQITAAGNGGTIAADALLLQQKR
- a CDS encoding sensor histidine kinase; this encodes MNLWSKSIALPFSKRRVSTRYLLAHSAYWVLATAFFLYEKRYLIHKASLPYFFACVSVRVLLLILIAYFNLHYFLPRYLLKKRYGAYSVALLLSVAGYLTLQSLFDYYLYGYVVGPMRNSDLIEALSYNFFSTLWYLALMLALKLSMDWYDQQLLIQKITVEKLHAEVAFLRSQVNPHFLFNALNNLYALTLKKSDEAPGVVLKLSELMEYMLYESNEAYIPLEMELGYLHNYMELERLRTNHQADIRVHVEGVAERCFIPPFLILPLLENAIKHGLGRANGNAFLHLDIQIDGALTVILTNSTAHSTSAERKGGIGLQNLKKRLELLYPGRYTLQTKEPPGVYIAFLKILL
- a CDS encoding glycerate kinase, whose amino-acid sequence is MKIVIAPNAFKNSLPAAAVAAALEEGIRRSGYTGTLVCCPVGDGGDGTGSLLTQYLDAELLFADVADPLGRSVRASFGWVSKTKTAILEMADASGLRLLRPEEYDPLHASTLGCGQLIKAALDQGATELLLCIGGSATVDGGAGALSALGLQLYDRDGTLLSPLPVDLIRLHNIDRSRLDQRLHGITITILCDVKNHLLGEKGAAAVFGPQKGAGVREVLLLETALQQWRRIVLQTTGTDMDRLESSGAAGGMAAGLAAFCKVKIVDGIRYFLQKIGFEQELENTDWVITGEGAIDLQTLEGKAPFGVAAMAKQKGIPVIGIAGKLPDRVSPGLQAYFSWLLSINEQPLALEEAIRQTKSNLVRTGEKIGTALKNKA